In Aerococcaceae bacterium zg-252, the genomic window AGTCAGGCTTTGATATGAAAGACGTGGTACGTCGTGTTCATGCAGGACGTGCACATGGAAAAGATCATTCAATGATTATCTTAGCTGAGGGTGTAATGGATGTTGAAACATTTGTCAAACAATTCCGTGAAACAGAGCCGGAAATGGATATTCGTGGTGTAGCACTTGCCCATGTTCAACGTGGTGGTAATCCAACCGCTCGTGACCGTGTGTTCGCAACCTTAATGGGTGCACGTGCAGTCGATTGCTTATTGAATAATGAAGTTGGAATCTTTATGGGTGTTCGTGGTGAGCAATTAGCAACATTTGACATTATCGAAACATTAGAACAAAAATCTCATGCTGTACGTCAAGATTTATATGAATTAAATCAAGATATTACAGACAAACCAATGTAGTCACTGATTATAATTTACGTTAAAAAAGAAAGGAAAATGCGTTAATGAAAAAAACAAAAATTATTTGTACATTAGGACCAGCAACAAATACAAAAGAGAAAATGGTGGAGTTAATCAATGCGGGAATGAACGTAGCACGTTTCAACTTCTCACATGGTAGCCACGAAGAACACCGTGAACGTTTTAATAACTTAAAAGCTGCTCGTGAAGAAACAGGTCGTTTAAATACAGCGATTTTATTAGATACAAAAGGACCTGAAATTCGTACAAATGACATGGAAAATAACTATGTTGAATTAGTACGTGGTAATACTGTTCGTATCTCAATGACAGAAGTATTAGGTAATGCAGACAAATTCTCTGTTACATACTCTGAATTAATTAACGATGTTGTGCCTGGAAATCACATTTTATTAGATGACGGTTTAGTTGATTTATTAGTAACTGAAATTGATAAAGCAAATGGTGAAATCGTAACAGAAATTCAAAATACTGGTGTATTAAAATCTAAAAAAGGTGTTAACGTACCAAATGTATCAGTAAACTTACCAGGTATCACTGCAAAAGATGAAGCAGATATTCGTTTTGGTGTACAAGAAGGAATCGATTTCATCGCAGCATCATTTGTTCGTCGTGCAAGTGACGTTATGGAAATCCGTGCGATTTTAGAACAAGAAGGCGATCCAAAAGTTAAAATCATCTCTAAAATCGAAAACCAAGAAGGTGTCGATAATATCGACGAAATTTTAGCAGTATCTGACGGTATCATGGTTGCTCGTGGTGACTTAGGGGTTGAAATTCCAACTCATGAAGTGCCAATCGTACAAAAATATATTATTAAAAAATGTAACGAAGCAGGTAAACCAGTTGTAACAGCAACTCAAATGTTAGACTCTATGCAACGCAACCCACGTCCAACTCGTGCAGAAGCAGGGGACGTTGCTAACGCTATCTTCGACGGTACAGATGCTGTAATGTTATCAGGTGAAACAGCAGCCGGAGATTTCCCAATTGAAGCTGTTAAAACAATGGCAGCTATCTGTGTTCGTACAGAAGCAGCTTTAGTAGGTCAAGACGCATTTGCTTTAAAACGTTATGACCAAGGTGATATGACAGAAGCAATTGGTCAAGCAGTTGGTCATACAGCTCGTAACTTAGGTATTGAAACAATCGTTGCAGCGACTTCATCAGGTCATACTGCTTTAATGATTTCTAAGTACCGTCCAAACGCATCAATCGTGGCTGCAACATTTGATGCTGCAACAGCACGTCGTTTATCTGTATCTTGGGGTGTTGAAGCATTTGTTATCAATCGTCCTGGTTCAACTGACCACATGATTGATTTAGCAACTGATTTAGTTCAAGAAAAAGGTTATGTTACAGAAGGTGATTTAATTATCATCACTGCAGGTGTACCTGTTGGTGAAGCTGGAACAACTAACTTAATGAAAATTCAAGTGATTGGTACACAATTAGCTAAAGGTGAAGGTGTCGGACAAGATCACTTTATCGGTAAAGCAATCATCGCTGAAGATGCTGCAACTGCGAATGAGGCAGCTACTATCGGTTCTGTATTAGTTACTCGCTTAACAGATAAAGATTTTGCTCCAGCATTAGAAAAAGTAGGCGCAATCGTAACTGAAGAGGGTGGCATTACATCTCACGCAGCAGTTATCGGCTTAGAGCGTGGTATTCCAGTAATCGTTTCAGCAAAAGGTGCATTATCAGCAATTGAAAATGGTGAATTAATTACTGTTGATGCTCGTCGTGGTTTAGTATACCGTGGTGCAACAATTAGCATTTAATTTGTAAGAATTTACATTAATTTAAATAACAGAAATAGTTGATTAAGTTCAATTATTTCTGTTTTTTGTTTTAGAATTGTTGTAGAAGTAGGGATGATATGATGATTTGTGTAGCAGATAGAATTTATCGTTGAATTGAACGCTGATATTATTAATTGATTGTTATAAAATATTTGCGCTTTCTATTTATAACTGTTATAATAATGTGTGTGCATTTTTTATACATGGTAAAAGGATAAATTTATCTTCATGATATTTAATTCAAACATGTATAAAAAGGATAGGAGGTAATAAATATGGAAACAATTAACCAACTTAATGAGATTCGTGACCAATTCACAGAACTGATTAATCAAAAACGAACGAAAGCAGCGTATGAGTTGATAAAGAATCTGAATGAAGTGGATATTGCCCATTTAATCGATGAAT contains:
- the pyk gene encoding pyruvate kinase; this encodes MKKTKIICTLGPATNTKEKMVELINAGMNVARFNFSHGSHEEHRERFNNLKAAREETGRLNTAILLDTKGPEIRTNDMENNYVELVRGNTVRISMTEVLGNADKFSVTYSELINDVVPGNHILLDDGLVDLLVTEIDKANGEIVTEIQNTGVLKSKKGVNVPNVSVNLPGITAKDEADIRFGVQEGIDFIAASFVRRASDVMEIRAILEQEGDPKVKIISKIENQEGVDNIDEILAVSDGIMVARGDLGVEIPTHEVPIVQKYIIKKCNEAGKPVVTATQMLDSMQRNPRPTRAEAGDVANAIFDGTDAVMLSGETAAGDFPIEAVKTMAAICVRTEAALVGQDAFALKRYDQGDMTEAIGQAVGHTARNLGIETIVAATSSGHTALMISKYRPNASIVAATFDAATARRLSVSWGVEAFVINRPGSTDHMIDLATDLVQEKGYVTEGDLIIITAGVPVGEAGTTNLMKIQVIGTQLAKGEGVGQDHFIGKAIIAEDAATANEAATIGSVLVTRLTDKDFAPALEKVGAIVTEEGGITSHAAVIGLERGIPVIVSAKGALSAIENGELITVDARRGLVYRGATISI